From Ananas comosus cultivar F153 linkage group 2, ASM154086v1, whole genome shotgun sequence:
aattaaagaaataggaagagaaatagagtcgagattagagggagtgagagaattgagattttaggggaaaaaaggggagagagagtttaatttagagagagaaaaagaattggagtttagagagaaaaagataagtttaaagagagatatgaggttagagtgtaaaaaaaaataatagtaactATCCGGcggataggaagaaagaaaaagattagatatattatgattatcccaatccattaatatgaagaTACCACACTCTCTCaagagaatgagattagtaatttgggatgaatctcattcccaagtaaatctaatattactaactagattacttagtgcacTTAGcaaaacaccgtcatattttgttattcctgttagattactagaaatcttaaaaagataatgcgaatcaaacgcacccttacggttaaaaaggagaaggaaaaaaaaaaaaaaaaagcttctgcATACAATTGCCTAATTAGCTTGGTAAGGTGGTCCTGCTTATTCACTGGTCGCACGAGTTTTGGTACGACAGGTCGTTCATATTATTCTGCACCATGGTGCCCAGAGAATAAAATGTTTTTCAATTGTTTGGgataaaggaaaaagaaaacaattcggtacaaattaatataccatgtaaaagaataaaaaactaTGACGTACACTCTCCTACCACATAACATGTTCttcacctttctctctcactcgtgttttttttttcttttgcctttTTTAATCCCCTTATTTTTCTGCTTTTGCTGCCGCGCGCAATGAGCATCTAAGCCATAACTAGTACATAATGCTAAAGAAGCAAGTCAAAAGAATTTAGAATGCATGATTACGGCTACACAAATTGCTTAGTTACTTTTTATGAATTTAGAGAGCACCAAGTTCCAAGAGGGAGTAACTATGCATTCCCCTATCCTCCATTATCAATTTATGCCTACAAAAAGATGGGCATCACAAGAGGCATCTGCAAAAGCACCGAACAATACTTAAAGGCTCTATAGCGACAACAATTAACTTTAGGAActccattgaaaaaaaaaaaaaaaaaaaaattaaaaaaatctctctgtggtttcacactttttcattttactatcatgtggtttaaagtttattaagttagtaccctgtggtttctcactttatcactttagtactctgtggtttaaaagtgtatcaagttagtaccctgtggttttgcactttatcactttagtaccctgtggtttcacactatcactttagtaccctatgatttaaaaagccacaggatactaacttgatacaaaattaaaaccacatggtactaaagtgataaagtgcaaaaccacagggtactaacttgatacactttaaaccacagggtactaaagtaatagagtgagaaaccacatggtactaacttgatacattttaaaccatagagtactaaattgaaaaaaattgaaaccacaaggagagtttttgaagttttaccaaaaaaaaatggaaaagaaagtAAAGACATGTATTCATACAAAAGGAAAGTTTTGATTTGTATACCCCACCAGAAAATCTTAAATTGGAGGCATCAGGAAAAGCAGGCAACAAATTTCCACTACGAGAAGATCTTAAAAAGTAATAATTACTTATAAGAGGAAGAATCGAGTAACAAAGAAGCAGCCTAAAAAGTTCATGTAAGTTTGCGATATTACGAAACAAAGGCCCGTATCTTTATTTGGTGTACCAAAGTTACATGCCAACGCACTTTAGCGACTCGAGTCACCGGTGAACTAACTTTGCCATTTAATTTCCTGTTACCAAATaccaatatttttattttaaatttttatcaataaGATCAATCAAATGCAAAATTTTCTACGAGGGCTAGGTTCTACATATGCGCCACAAGGATGCAACACCTACAATATTGTAAAGAGTATGAATCTATTATATTAAGGATGACGTTCCAGTTACCACACTACCTGGATGTATGAATGCGAATTTATTGCCTAATAGACAAATAGTTTCCAACCTATCTTTGACTTAATCATGTCTCCTTTCCTGGACTAcatatcaaaaagaaaaaaagaaaaaagaaaaaaaagaatatgacgctattttttgagaaaattgatGGCAAACTCACATTTGTACATTGgattctccaaaaaaaaaaaattctaagaaacTTTATAAGACATGATTTGGCGACAACGATAAAGTAACTCTTATTGTACCTAACAATGGTGGAGATATCAATTCAAGATGGTCTAGAAATTTACGCAGGTGATATGCCTTCTAAGGTAAGAAATCGAAAATGATGCATAATACTAACTTAACCTCACAAAAATGTAGCCTATAATTGAAGATGATCAATGCCCCTTGTTTGTATAAAATGATCAAATGTGGTCAATATTCTAAAGAACATGTACACATCACAAGCAAATGTGTAGACATAAAgataaagtaattaaaaagaTCATTATTTAGTTTTTGGAGGATGTAAAGAAACTAGTGTCAGTTAGAACGATAAACTTAAGACAGAAAGTAAAAGATTTGGTGGATATAGTAATTTGTATCATTTTCTGCTAGCTAATGTAGAACTACATTCCATGCATACTTAACATCTAAGCTTTTATGGGCTAGATGGGCTAGCTGCATGCACATATCAGGTTTTTTTAGGGCAATAGCCCTCttcgaaaattttattctaaaaataaaaccgttaaatttttatttataaatatggtcctataaaaacggtaaatgattcaccgcttttaaaagcggtgaaccattcatcgctttctttatttttttcacttctttttatatttctacgatggtaaaagcagtgaatggttcatcgcttttattctttttctacttctAAAGAAGAATtatgaatacggtgaatcattcaccgcatttagaggtctatttttataattattttttaaaaaaattatttttataattataaaaatcgataggattatttataaaaaaaattccttctACATATCTACATATCGCAAGCAAGGAATGCATATGCAAATTTACAAACCTCACCTTAAAAACAATTAACAAGGCAATCATATTTGAGTCGGACAGCATAACTAGAAGCATGAACCAAACTATCCTTGATTTTCGTTCTGTTTATCACTTTGTTGTACAACTGAAGGAAATAGTCTGTAGTCTGTTTTAGAGCAGGCTTCCAAATCTTACTAGATATGATTCTAGAATTGCACCCCAGCTTAAATCTAAATCCATAACCCTATTTAAAGATACTTAAGTAGTCAATCAAAGTTTACACCGTACCGAATTCATATTTGaagaaagaaaactaaacaCGGATCTGATTAGCCACTAGCTGATTGCTACAAAATATGCACTCAACTGAGTTAATGCTATCTTTCCTATGAATGGAGATTTACAACGGGTCAATATGTTCGTACAGAACCTAAAGACACAGAGGATCAAGCTAGCCCTCCAGGAATTAAAAACCATAAGAGGATTCACGAATGATTCCGAATTATTCCTGTGTAAATGTATAAATGAATAGTCTTCTAAGTTCCGTATCTTTTCAAAGTATTGAAAAATTCATGCTTTCAACAAAacatacaaaatatatttttgcgtCTAGTGATGTGGATGTGTAAAATATAAGCATACTCAAAATGTATTCAGATACTCAAAGGATCCATTTGATCAATATAGGCATCACACTATTTTCAAGTATAGCTAGCACAGTGCAACTATCCTGAattcaattattaattttttctctgtttttgcTCACAAGAAGCATAAAGCTAATAGAAACTTAGCTTTCAGAACTGCATATCAGAGACAACTTTTAAGTGACACCCTTATCTATTTCCTGTAATTACTCTAAATGTGATGCTGGCAAAATCTAGTGAATGGAGAGACTCCAATATTTTTTCCACATGTATAATCATATAGACACTATACTGAAATCTTTAGGACTTACAAGACATGTTTCACTGGTGTAGCCGATGATCGGAGGTTTCATGGATGATGATTCAGATTCCAGATCACAAGAATTAACACTTGGAAGTCTTGGCTAATGTGTTATATTAGAACACACTTGAATGTTATTACAGGCATTCTCACTATTATAGAATAACACAACCCTTCAAGGGGCAGGGCCTATTTGACAACAAAGTTATGTCCAGAAAATTGCTAATTTGTAATTGCTTGAATGAAAATGTACAGAGTATGATATGAAGAATCAATCTTCTAaaataattactatattttaaaaacagCCACCTTTGACAATCATAATAACATAAAGCTGGTCTGACATAATATCTTTCTCCCCCAGCTATGTTCCAAAACAGCTATTAAATCTCTTCTGGCTCCCCACACATAAGCTTTGTCAGTTCCCCAACTAGATAAAACATGTTTTATTCATCAAATAATCTTCACTTTCTAATTGAATATCCAAGAATGAACATCTACTCATAATCTATCCCTTCTTTTCAATCAACATCATAAACTAATGTGTGCAACCTTAGTCTGGTTATGTAATAAGTTGTCTCAATGGCTcaaaattgcaccactaggaGACATGGGACAAATCTTAAcctatcaaatatttacttctTGGATATGCTTCAATATCACTTTCAGAGATTCATTCCTTCAACTTTACAAGGAAACAAAAATCTTGTTCATCAAGATGAACAAAAACAACTAAACAACTAGCCAATGTATCAAAATCAATGTTATGGATTTCCCAAACCAAAGGCTATGCCATGAACATAACTTAAAGTTTTGAAAATACTGCCAACATACTTTAAAAGTTGTGGATATACATAATTTTCATGATCTATAGTATTACAAACTCTCAGTCTCATAGAACCATAGCTTCTGAAGGTGAAGGTTCAGTCCAAAACAAGTGACAAACTTTGTCTCATGCTTCATGCTTAAACCAAAGAAATAGTTTGGCATGGAGACATCATCTTCAATCTGACTTTTACTACAATAAGATTATAACTCATGGGGTAGGAACAGCCTAGCAACAACTGGCTACTAAAACCAAAATTATACCATTGCCACCACCACTAATGCGAAGAAATTGTTAGCAGATAATTAACAAATACAACCTCTGAATAAGATTTGGGTTGGTATTTCATTCAGAGATCTACAAAAGATTGCTCTTTGAAGCCCCACAATTCACAAGGCCACACCAATCATCTTCTTAAGTTAAAAGTTCTGTCAATACAGAAAATGGTATTCCATCCAATCATGAATCCAAGTAAAGAGTGACTAAATTGTAATAGCTGCACCAAAATTTAGACACATAAAAGGTGAACATCAACACCACTGTTATGACCTGTATCAGACCTATAATAAGACTATTATAGATCTTAAATGTTCCAATTTTccctaaaaaacaaaaacacagttttatttattaatataatagatGCTTCTCTATTATCTAACGAAGCAATAAGTTCCAGAAACCGAGAGCAATTTAAGGCATTCTATGTATGTGTAAAACACATCATTCTCTTCCATTCAACTCCAAAGAAAAAAGATAcacaatttaaatataaagatcAATTTGCATATGGCAACAGCAAACACACGCATTAATGAGTATTGTCACCAAGATTGTTCCAAATTACACGTTCCATCATCTTATTAGATCTAAACTGTAATTATACTCCATCATcacaaaaggaaacaaagaggTGACCCCAGAACATGTTCCGTACCGTGACCCGGAGAAACAGAGGGGCCGATCCGAGCGGCCGATCACTCAGCTTCGGCGGCGGCGATCTGCTCCTGCTTCTGGAGGCGCTCGAGGGCCTTCTGGTGGGCCCAGGTCTCGAGGGTGAGATCGGGCTTGGCGTTGAGGCCGACGCCGAGGATGACGATGGTGAGGAAGGAGGTGATGTAGCAGGGGAGCTCCCAATCCTCCCATTTCCGCGACTCCCCGGGGGGCGCGGGCGTGCGGTTGAAGAGGTATCCCCTGGGGCCCTCCTCCGTGCCCGGGCTTGTCCACCGCCCcgcgccctcgccgccgccgcctccccgcgcgcgcgccgccgccctcaGCCGCGCCCGCGccatccccgccgccgccgccgcgatcgaCCTCATCGCGATTAGGGTTTTGTCGATGGTAGTGGAGTGATCGAAGAAGAGATCGAGGTAGGAGGGACGATGCAACGAGGGGGAACTAGGAAGAGCCCTAGCGGAGTGTTGAGTTCGACTTCGGGGAATGAAGAGGGgattgagatttgagatctcCTCCAGCGAGATTATCATCTATGGGCTGTGGAGCGACGCGGGTCCAGGCTCTTGGCCCAGCAGAATTGGCTCCGATACAAAATATGTGGGTCCCACATGTCAGTGGGGATTGCCAGTCCCAATGAAACTTGGACTGGGTGGGCCTTTGTTGGGTCCGGACAACAAAGTGAAGGACTGGGCTTCTTCTGTTACGGATACACACAGGCCGAGCTGGGCCTCGGTTCCTCCGCTCACAGATTTGACCCTAGCAGAAAAaggaaaggacaaaaaaaaaaaaaaaaaaaaaaaaaaaaaaaaaaaaaaaaacaagaagataATAGCAGTCCCGTGTCTAATAATCTATGGGCTGGTCCTGCTACATGGGCCAAATATCCACGCTCTCGAAAATGAATATCGCATAATAATTACAATCGATGCCATCTTCCTTAATTAATCTCCCGGGAGAGACAAACACCACAGCTGAATAAACGAACCAATAAAAACCATCCAACAGAGTGCAAAAAATTCAACCATGATTAAGCACTGCAGCAAGATAGGTACTGGAATATCTTCTAAGCGACTTCTGCAATCATAGTCATAAAATGTCACACTATTATGGAATCATAGAACTAGAGAGACAAGACGATCACAAGAgacattttgttttattttacaaaaaaatggATGAGTTTGAGAAACATCTATTGAGAAACATGCGGAttacaaagaaaaagagaagaaaaagagaagaaaaggaaccATCTTTCCAAGATAATTTTATTACCACCATTCATAAAAATAAGCAGAACATGAATAGGGAAGGATTTAATCTCTCTTTTCTCCATAGACTTAGTTAAGGAATGAGATGTGGAACTTCTCATGCTAATATACATTTGATTGCCAATCATGGAAGGATAACTTATCCACAGTAGAAGGTCTAAATAGGAGGGGATTATCCCATCCTTTCGAGCTCATTTTAGACCACCTCATCTTCACATTCTCTATCTCCAATCCCGATATATGCTCCATCATCATACCGGCTGTGCTGTGATTAACCAATCCCTGACATCCGGGCCTATAATCGTATAACCCTCCCGTATAATTCGTCCATCTCTTGTAAGTCAAGCTAACATTTTTGAACTTAATGTTGTTGAGAAGTCCATGCCTCGAACCGGACAAGAAAACCCCATTCTCCGAAACTGATGAGATATTCACAAAGAGAATGTTGGAGATGGACCCGGATTTTGAAGTCGAATCTCTTGGGCAAGTTGTTATGTAAATAGGCTCTGCTCTCCCCCACCACAAGGGATCATAGTATCTGGTGCTTATTCTGATGTTAGAGAAAACAACGTCGCTCACATTTCCTGAAAATGTGTGGTGTAGCTTAGTATTCCTAAGAGCGGATTCATTTCAACTTTAACTATCTAAGTAGAGCTAGAAAGAAATTTCACTGAACTTTAATCTCCAAGGATGCATGAATTCAAAGAACATAAAGACAGAGAAACTCTCTGATATATATTGTGCGCGAAGAAATTAGAAATCCTAAGATGAAACATATGAAATTGACATGTACCTAAGATGACTTTGACATCGATTTCAGATTTCAATGTTCAGCAAAGTAGTCCCTAAAGTTTGTCATGTCTAACAGTTAAGTCCTTCCTTCAGTCCACCTTTCGATCAGAACATTGTTAGAATCAGCTGACATGGcattttctcttcttgttttttttttttttgatggatGTTGTCAACAAATAGTGCTGATATGGCATTCTTTAGATGGTACATCAATAGAAGCGGTCAATTGTTGCGAGATGAACTGACAATGTGGTCGAACTCTAAGGATTAAATTTGCAACTAAACCTAAGTCCTATTCAGTAGAAGCAAAAGGCAGTACCTCCGTCACGTATTTGCATTCCAAGCCCCCTATGTGAGTCCACAATAGTGATATCATCAAATAAAAATCTTCTAAAATCGAAATAACTAGCACTGCCGAGCTTTATAGCGCTAGATTTAGTTTGAATCCAGCAGTTTGTTGCAGTTAAATTGACAACAGGTCCGGTTGACGATTTCGGGCAGATTGCGTCATCACCGGTATCAATGTGGCAATTGGTGATGACCGTGTTGTTTGAATCTTCGATATCAATTCCATCGTTGTTTGGTGTGTTGAAATCTCCATATATTGATACGTTGTGGATCAATGAGTTATCACACCTCACTAGATGTAGACTGAAAAACCAAAAAGATTGCATTTCGATTAGAAGCATATAACTTGGTTGAATGCATACAATCCTGCTATGAATGTAAGCGTACAAATTATCGTAGCCTTCTTAGCTTTCTATCACAGAAGCCAATAAGCAATTATTGTGGTGATAATAtccataaataataaattatcaaaatgaCATTCCAAATATCATACATAAAAGATGTATGTACACCTTCACGGACAGGGGTACTGACCAAGTAAGTGTACACTCCATATTACATACACTCGCAGCAAGATTAGATTTATGTGAATTTGtattttgcaatattttatCTCTGTGAGAAATTGTTGACTGAAAAGGACTTGGAAACCATTAAAAGAAGCATGAAAAGTTTGCACTTGTATTAACTTCTGCTACATTTATACTACAGAAGGAACACAGATTAATAAGTGTCATTTTCTCAACTCCGCGAAGAAACTGCGTGATAGCTGGAGGAAAAAGAATATGAAGCTTTTCTTCTGCTATGTTGAATTTGCTAAAATGATCTTTCATTTATGAATCAAGCATTTGAAGCTGCTGCTTCTCCCTTAGAAGGGCTTATTCTAAATCAGCtctattcaaatttcaaaaagcaCGCAAATGGTCCACCCGCGCCTAACAAGTAGACCACTGAGCCCAGTAACTCATGGGCACCCAAGTTGAGAACCAAGCCCAGCCCAATAATCACTCTGGGCCTGGACTAGAAAAATCTAAACCCTATTTCCTAGTACACAGAATAAGAAAAAGACGAGTATATCACCAGAGGATGGATTCATTCGTTCATTCTCACCACCAGTAAGCGGGCTGGTTGAGGGTGATGTTCCAAACCCTAACATCCTTGGAGTCGATGAATCCTACGAGGCGGGGCCGACACTCGTCGCCCTCGCACTCCCCCGTGGCGTTCCAGCTCACCATCACGTTCTTCCTCTCGCTCCTCCGCACCACGAAGGCCCCTCCCTGGCCGTTGATCTCCCCGCCTCCCGTGATCCCCGCCCCCTCCGCCCCCTCCGCGAGCACCACGTACCACCGCGCCGACTCCGGGGGGTAGTCCCCCTCCCTCGTCCCCCCGAGGAGCCGCGCCCCCCTCTCCACCTCCAACACCACCCCCGATCGGAGGAACACCGTCGCGGTTAGGTAGTCGCCCCCCGCGGGGACCACCACGCGGCCCCCGCCGGAGCGCGCGCACGCGTCGATCGCCGCTTGGATCGCCACCGTGTCGTAGCTGCGCCCGTCGCCAGCGGCGCCGTAGTCGGCGACGGAGaaggcgccgccgccggaggatCCGCGGCGGATGCTTAGGGTTTCGCCCGGTTGGGGTAAATAGAGGGccagagagaggaggaagaagaaagggaggTGGAGAAGAGACGccattggattggattggattggattgtaTTGTTCTATCGAATTTCGGATCTGTTTGGTGTTTTTGTCTTTTATAAATTTTCCGCTCGCTTGCTTGGGGAgattcatttttcttctttgacGATTTTTTGGTATTTTGTCAAATTGTCTCTATCGTAGAGTTCCGTTGGGACTGGATAAGTGAGAGCATTTAGATGATCGTAGCCGTAGGTTTGGCTTTGGACGGTGGATGAGATGGTAAACGGTCGTTAGGACCACTGCATCGAACGGTTGGGATGATTCTTTCGAGAGGAGACTGATGAAACGTAGCTCCATCTGCTGTCGTTTTGAGCTCAGCAAGAATTGGGATTTGGGAAGTCAAAGACTCGCGAAGCACACAAGCTTCGTTTTTGTTTTGGAAATTTTGCCATCTTAATCATTTGCACTGCAATATTGCGGAAACGTATTTGGTTTACATGATTATTctactaaaaacaaaaaactatataaatatttttttatttccgaTTAAGTTTAGCAAAATAACCAGATCCAGTAAGTGAGTTGAAACATTTTACTGAAACTGAACTAAGataaatttctatttatttcgAATCTCAaagagtttttttctttttttcttgattaAGGACATCATTATAGTCTGCAAGAGGTTGCAAAGAGGAGGTGACGCCGTGAAGACACCGGTGACGGTAACATGGTGGACGATCTGGTGTGAAAgaaataatgttatttttaaaaatttatttattaacgcTATTTGTATTGCTCAACGCGTTGAAAAATTTCCAACGGAATGGACTAATTTCTGTCGAGCTCAGCGATATCTCCATATTTTTAGTACTAGATTTGACGctgtaattatttttaatcctTTTATTACTCTTCTTGTACCTTATTTTTagaccattttttttattttttattctcttaaGGTCtctactgtttattttatatagttaaatttattatctgaatgaatgaaacaaatagcatattatttttttctaaaaaaaaaaaaaccaatagaCGGTGAGATTTTGAGTGGGTTTGAGCTTGGGTTACGTTATATGCTCTATCATTGTTTAATTAATGAAGGGTgcataaaacaaaaacaaaatagcaATAAAAGCTTTGAGTACCCTTTTGCAGCATTCACGTGATCCATATCCTACGAGCCGAGCAGCGGGCCCACAAAAGGACCGGCCCATGTGAGCTCTGATATTGGGACCCCACCAGTAACAGCCTCTTAGCTGGATTGGATGATCAAAGCCGTGAACGGCGACAAACGCCTTTTTGGTTCCCTTTTTTGGAAGAGAGCTAGATCTTCTATCGTTTTTTTGTTtagtttctaaaaatatttaagacaAATGAATAGAACTGTATACATTTTTCCACACATTTTCTAACGAATAAGAAAAATCAGAATAAATTAACATTCCATCTTAGCAGCATCATCATATTCAGTAGCTATTGAGATTTTTACAATTCTTTCGGCTTTTTGCTTGGATCTTGGGAATAACGGCGTTAAATTTCATCAGAATGTTTTAAGTATTCAACAGTTGGATAAATCActattctttttttactttgattGTACCTAGTGTCATATTCAAAGGCACTAAACAAAACGAACATGGGTTTGCTTTGCACTATGCTTGACTCAACTTTGACCA
This genomic window contains:
- the LOC109724257 gene encoding uncharacterized protein LOC109724257; the encoded protein is MIISLEEISNLNPLFIPRSRTQHSARALPSSPSLHRPSYLDLFFDHSTTIDKTLIAMRSIAAAAAGMARARLRAAARARGGGGGEGAGRWTSPGTEEGPRGYLFNRTPAPPGESRKWEDWELPCYITSFLTIVILGVGLNAKPDLTLETWAHQKALERLQKQEQIAAAEAE
- the LOC109706551 gene encoding exopolygalacturonase; this translates as MNLPKQASGKFIKDKNTKQIRNSIEQYNPIQSNPMASLLHLPFFFLLSLALYLPQPGETLSIRRGSSGGGAFSVADYGAAGDGRSYDTVAIQAAIDACARSGGGRVVVPAGGDYLTATVFLRSGVVLEVERGARLLGGTREGDYPPESARWYVVLAEGAEGAGITGGGEINGQGGAFVVRRSERKNVMVSWNATGECEGDECRPRLVGFIDSKDVRVWNITLNQPAYWCLHLVRCDNSLIHNVSIYGDFNTPNNDGIDIEDSNNTVITNCHIDTGDDAICPKSSTGPVVNLTATNCWIQTKSSAIKLGSASYFDFRRFLFDDITIVDSHRGLGMQIRDGGNVSDVVFSNIRISTRYYDPLWWGRAEPIYITTCPRDSTSKSGSISNILFVNISSVSENGVFLSGSRHGLLNNIKFKNVSLTYKRWTNYTGGLYDYRPGCQGLVNHSTAGMMMEHISGLEIENVKMRWSKMSSKGWDNPLLFRPSTVDKLSFHDWQSNVY